In the Muricauda sp. MAR_2010_75 genome, one interval contains:
- a CDS encoding alpha/beta hydrolase family protein, with protein sequence MKKRGQIQCVVILLLLLGGGIVAQDQKSNYSLVEIPAPSLKDNLIGTKDVQKIGVYLPPSYLDSDQLFPVVYFLNGYTVEAGEYPKTEAFDSYMKNSKEHEFILIELNGHNLFEGSMYANSPVSGNWEDFIVRDVITYVDSHYKTLAKRESRGISGHSMGGGGTINISLRHPEVFSVAYAMSPAVLANDNLLNGMFKNDSTLVQVQNLSEKMVNVRDEDFSETLQQELKSYDRKITSIFGILAFGSAFSPDLSQPLKIAFPFTMNADGTFSKKEEVLEKWVAGFGNLEEKVKNYKNNLTQYKKIALSCGYQDETPGLLEGSVYFSTLLKEEKIPHSTCWYTGKHSDKVSEQLIGEVFPTMSAYLHGEK encoded by the coding sequence ATGAAAAAACGAGGTCAAATTCAATGTGTGGTTATTTTATTGCTTCTATTAGGCGGGGGCATAGTAGCACAGGACCAAAAAAGCAACTATTCGCTGGTGGAGATTCCGGCTCCATCACTTAAGGATAATTTAATAGGCACGAAAGATGTGCAAAAGATTGGGGTTTATTTACCACCGTCTTACTTAGACTCAGATCAATTGTTTCCAGTTGTCTATTTTTTGAACGGTTATACCGTTGAGGCTGGCGAATATCCCAAAACGGAGGCTTTTGACAGTTATATGAAGAATAGTAAAGAACACGAGTTCATCTTAATAGAACTCAACGGCCATAATCTGTTTGAAGGGTCGATGTATGCCAATTCACCTGTTTCGGGAAATTGGGAAGATTTTATTGTAAGAGATGTCATTACTTATGTTGACAGCCATTACAAAACTTTGGCGAAACGGGAATCTCGTGGAATAAGTGGACATTCAATGGGCGGAGGTGGAACAATCAATATCAGCTTAAGGCATCCCGAGGTATTTTCTGTGGCCTATGCCATGAGTCCTGCCGTTTTGGCAAATGATAATTTATTGAATGGTATGTTTAAGAACGATTCGACCTTGGTGCAGGTTCAGAATTTATCCGAAAAAATGGTAAATGTGAGGGATGAGGATTTTTCTGAAACCTTGCAACAAGAATTAAAATCGTATGACCGAAAGATAACGAGCATATTTGGTATTCTTGCCTTTGGATCTGCATTCTCTCCCGATCTTTCACAACCCTTAAAGATTGCATTCCCGTTTACGATGAATGCCGATGGCACCTTTTCCAAGAAAGAAGAAGTCCTAGAGAAATGGGTAGCTGGTTTTGGGAATTTGGAAGAAAAAGTGAAAAATTACAAGAACAATTTAACCCAGTACAAAAAAATTGCATTGAGTTGTGGCTATCAGGACGAAACTCCCGGATTGCTCGAAGGTTCAGTTTATTTCTCTACATTGTTGAAAGAGGAAAAAATACCACATAGCACCTGCTGGTACACCGGCAAACATAGTGACAAGGTCAGTGAGCAACTCATCGGTGAGGTATTTCCGACTATGTCCGCTTACCTACATGGTGAAAAGTAA
- a CDS encoding TetR/AcrR family transcriptional regulator → MICKSELVACSALNFAQFGSKRFTLDELANQLGISKKTIYNYFRKKEELVQESTVYLLQRYSREIQESEIAFCKDPLEKIILIYKKGFEHLKFFSPTFLFGLKKYYPKAYDLYYSFRNDLVNKTIYELFVDAQKLGFIQNEVNLRLVCELYFLNLNTIAFGKTSLFDKYTQHEILQHLIINTIKGIVTEDYTNRFIQK, encoded by the coding sequence ATGATCTGTAAATCCGAACTTGTTGCATGCTCCGCCTTAAACTTCGCTCAATTTGGGAGTAAACGGTTCACACTCGATGAGTTGGCAAATCAGCTTGGCATATCAAAGAAGACCATCTACAATTATTTTAGGAAAAAAGAAGAATTGGTTCAAGAGAGTACGGTCTATCTACTGCAAAGATATTCAAGGGAGATCCAAGAATCGGAGATTGCTTTCTGTAAAGATCCTCTGGAAAAGATAATACTGATATACAAAAAGGGTTTCGAACATTTAAAATTTTTCAGTCCCACGTTCCTTTTCGGACTAAAGAAATATTACCCTAAGGCCTATGATCTCTATTATAGCTTTCGAAATGATTTGGTAAATAAAACTATTTACGAACTCTTTGTCGATGCACAAAAATTGGGCTTTATTCAAAATGAGGTGAACTTGAGATTGGTTTGTGAACTGTACTTTTTGAATTTGAACACTATCGCTTTTGGTAAAACCAGTCTGTTTGATAAATATACCCAGCACGAGATTCTACAACATCTCATAATCAACACCATAAAAGGTATTGTAACCGAAGATTACACCAACAGGTTTATCCAAAAATAG